GAGTGTCCTGGTTTGCAAAGTACATCCTGAATATAATTTAAGTGAAAAAACGTGGTCTTCAGTAAAAGATTTCGACAATAAATTCTGGGAAAACAGATATGAAAGTATCAGGAATTTTGAAAAACACCTTTCCCAGAACGGTACAACGGTTGTAAAGATCTTTTTACATGTTTCTAAGGATGAGCAGAAAAAAAGGCTTCTGGACAGAATCAATGAACAGGAAAAAAACTGGAAATTCTCTGCAGGAGATCTTCCGGAAAGAGCACTATTCGATCAATATATGGAAGCTTATGAAACGGCCATCAATGAAACATCGAAAGATCATGCTCCATGGTATGTACTTCCTGCCGACAGCAAATGGTTTACAAGAGTAGCAGCTATCCAGATCATTATTGATACTCTTGAAAAAATGAATCTCAAATACCCTACACTTTCCGATAGAGACACGCAAGATCTTCAACAGGCTAAAAAGCAATTAATGCAAGAATAATCACTCATAGTTTATTTCAAAACCGATCTGTGATGAATATAATTAAAGACCTTTGAATGTAGTTTTTCAAAGGTTTTTTTCCATGTGAATTGTTCGGCACTTTTTATCTTATTCCCATTTTCCGGTAATAGGAATGGTATAATTTCCTTGGGAATGCGCCACAAAACTTCGGGTGGATTTTGTCTGAAAATATTGATGTAAAGTTTTAATGTTTCCAGATACCAGTCCTGATGTTTATGATAATCATTAATTCCACCTACGTTTGGGAAATGATGCAGCTCTCTTTCCAGAGTTTTCGGGCAGAATTCTTTCCAGTACTCCGTGGTATAAAGCAAATGCATATGCCATACTTTATCTACAGCGATTGAGGGTGAGGCTCCGTTTTTTGAGACACAGCACAAATAAACAAACTTTTTATATTCTTCAATGGCAAGCAGACAGAATCTTCTCGT
The window above is part of the Chryseobacterium sp. MA9 genome. Proteins encoded here:
- a CDS encoding polyphosphate kinase 2 family protein is translated as MDTNFSDDFKVNGTFSIKKTSTSYKGKLTKEDGEQMLIQEKEKLRELQEKLYADGSQSLLVVLQAMDAAGKDSMIEHVFGGVNPQGCNVTSFKTPSSKEYSHDFLWRHYLALPQKGMIGIFNRSHYESVLVCKVHPEYNLSEKTWSSVKDFDNKFWENRYESIRNFEKHLSQNGTTVVKIFLHVSKDEQKKRLLDRINEQEKNWKFSAGDLPERALFDQYMEAYETAINETSKDHAPWYVLPADSKWFTRVAAIQIIIDTLEKMNLKYPTLSDRDTQDLQQAKKQLMQE